Below is a window of Methyloterricola oryzae DNA.
ATGGACTCCCACGCGCTCAACTCCGGCAGATCCTGGAAGAGATTGACGGCAACCTAACCAACCTGTGCAATGCCTGGCAGAGGATTCACGGCTATGTCTGACTGGATTGATCACCACCTCGACGCGGAACTTGAACATGCCGACAAGCGTGGACAAGCGGTGCGCCAACAGAGCCCCTTAGCGGTTTCTGCTGGCTACAAGGATGGAAAGATCGTGGTCGAACTGGATACCGGTATAGAGATCCGATTCGCGCCTGCAGCAGCACAGGGACTCGAGAACGGCACTCCGGAACAACTCGCGGATGTGATTGTCGAGCAGAAAGGGCT
It encodes the following:
- a CDS encoding DUF2442 domain-containing protein → MSDWIDHHLDAELEHADKRGQAVRQQSPLAVSAGYKDGKIVVELDTGIEIRFAPAAAQGLENGTPEQLADVIVEQKGLGLHWPQLDADLYVPTLIRGLLGSKRWMAELGRIGGKASTPGKAAAARANGRLGGRPRKQSNLPKPKNQPST